In Metopolophium dirhodum isolate CAU chromosome 7, ASM1992520v1, whole genome shotgun sequence, one genomic interval encodes:
- the LOC132949267 gene encoding ADP-ribosylation factor-like protein 2 gives MGLMTVLKKMKQKEKEMRILILGLDNAGKTTILKKYNGEPTNTIEPTLGFNIKTLDHKSYKLNVWDVGGQKSLRSYWRNYFESTDGLIWVVDSADKRRLSDCTTELHSLIEEERLAGATLLIFANKQDLPGALSSEEIKEVLQLDRIKTHHWKIIHCSAYTGENLLEGINWMVSDISARIFTLD, from the exons ATGGGATTGATGACAGTTCTGAAGAAAATGAAACAGAAGGAAAAAGAGATGAGGATCTTAATTTT AGGTTTGGATAATGCTGGAAAAacaactatattaaaaaaatataatggagAGCCAACTAATACAATTGAACCAACATTGGgttttaacattaaaacattAGATCATAAaag ttataaacTGAATGTGTGGGATGTTGGTGGTCAAAAGTCATTGCGATCATATTGGcgtaattattttgaaagtacTGATGGCCTTATATGGGTTGTTGACAGTGCTGACAAAAGAAGACTGAGTGATTGTACTACTGAATTGCATAGTTTAATTGAAGaagag aGATTGGCTGGAGCTACATTATTGATATTTGCTAATAAACAAGATTTACCAGGTGCTTTATCATCAGAAGAAATAAAAGAG gtattgCAATTAGATCGAATTAAAACTCACCATTggaaaataatacattgtagTGCATATACCGGGGAAAACTTGTTGGAAGGCATTAACTGGATGGTTAGCGATATATCTGCTAGAATATTTACACTTGACTAA
- the LOC132948565 gene encoding ras-related C3 botulinum toxin substrate 1, which translates to MSAGRPIKCVVVGDGTVGKTCMLISYTTDSFPGEYVPTVFDNYSAPMVVDSIPVSLGLWDTAGQEDYDRLRPLSYPQTDVFLVCFSVASPSSFENVVSKWYPEIKHHCPDAPMILVGTKIDLREDKETLNVLSEQGLSPIKREQGQKLANKIRAVKYLECSALTQRGLKLVFDEAVRAVLRPVPLKHQQRKCTIA; encoded by the exons atgtcaGCAGGACGACCAATCAAGTGTGTGGTTGTCGGCGATGGTACAGTGGGCAAGACTTGTATGTTAATATCGTATACTACTGACAGCTTTCCAGGAGAATACGTACCTACTGT ATTTGATAACTACTCTGCACCCATGGTGGTAGACAGTATTCCTGTCAGCCTTGGTCTATGGGATACGGCTGGCCAAGAAGATTACGACCGTCTAAGACCACTTTCCTATCCACAG actgACGTATTTTTGGTTTGCTTTAGTGTTGCTAGTCCATCTTCTTTTGAAAATGTGGTTTCCAAATGGTATCCGGAAATTAAACATCACTGTCCAGACGCTCCTATGATTTTAGTTGGTACGAAAATAGATTTAAGAGAAGACAAAGAAACGTTAAATGTTTTGTCTGAACAAGGACTGTCCCCAATCAAACGTGAACAGGGACAAAAGTTGGCCAATAAAATAAGAGCTGTAAAATATCTCGAATGTTCTGCATTGACTCAAAGAGGATTAAAACTG GTATTTGATGAAGCCGTAAGAGCCGTTTTACGACCAGTACCTCTCAAACACCAGCAAAGGAAATGCACTATAGCTTAA